In the genome of Thermodesulfobacteriota bacterium, the window AGCCGGTGGTGGCAGCGGTCGAGGACAGGCGGGCCTGGAGCATCATCCGTTTCCGGATCGTTGCCCGGCCGGCCAGAATCTGCTCCAGAACGTCGTAGACCTCGCCTGCCCCCACCTCGGTCAGGAAGCCCAGGCCGCCGAGGTTGATGCCCACCACCGGGATATCCAGCTGGCTGGCCATCCCTGCGGCGTGGAGCAGGGTGCCATCTCCCCCCAGGATGACCAGAAGATCGGTGTCGGCCGGGATCCGATCCACGGCCACCGACAGCCCGCGCCGCCGCAGCCAATCGGCCAGCTCGGCTGCCAGCTGGCGTGGCTCCGGCGCCCCCTTCTTGGTGATAATGCCAATGGACGAGACGGCCATGGGGCCAGGTCTTCAGACGCCGGCGGCCAGGTGGCTCCCCAGCTCCCGGGAGCGGTCGGTGGCTGCCGCCACCGCGTCCATGAGCAGGCCGGCCAGGCCGGCCCTCTCCATCACCGCCAGGCCGGCCATGGTGGTGCCGCCCGGCGAGGTGACCATGTCCCGCAACGCCGCGGGGTGCTGGCCTGTCTCGGCCAGAAGCCTGGTGCTGCCGGTTACCGTCTGCAGCACCAGGGTGCGGGCTACCTCCCTCGGCAGTCCCTCCCGCACCCCGGCATCGATCAGGGCCTCGATGATGCGGAGCACATAGGCGGGTCCTGAGCCGGACAGCCCGGTGACCGCATCCATGAGGCGCTCCTCCACCACCACCGCCTGCCCCACCGCCCGGAACAGGGTGAGCACGGTGGAGAGATCCTCCTCGGAGGCCGAACGCCCGGCGGCCACGGCCGAGGCGCCGCTCAGCACCAGGGCCGGGGTGTTGGGCATGACCCGCACCAGACGGCAGCCACAGCCGGCCAGGCACTGCTCCAGATAGGCGATGGGGATGCCGGCGGCGATGGAGATCACCAGATGGCGACCGGACAGGCCCGAGGCCAGCCCGGCCAACACCGGAGCCATCACTTGCGGCTTCACGGCCAGGACAATAATCCCGGCCCAGTCCAGGATGGCCCGGCCGTCCGCAGCCACCGATACCCCGAAATCCCGGGCCAGGATCTCCCGGCGCTCCAGATCCGGATCCGCCACCAGGATCTGGTCCTTGGCCTTGAGATTGGCGGTGAGGATGCCCCGGATCAGGGCGCTGGCCATGCGGCCTCCGCCCACAAAACCGATGGTGTCCATGTCTGTCTCCCTCCCTTGGCTCGGGACAGCGGCAGCCGCCCCTGTTTGGTATCCCTTTTACCACGCCGCCGATGGGTCTGCCAGTCCCGGAGGCCCGCCCTCCTGGCTCCCAGCACGACCGCCAGCCCGTGAAATGGGTTCACCAAAAAGGCAGCCTGGTGGAAGAAGAGTCTGTCTTGTTGCCAAGACAGACATCTTCTACCCTGGAAACATGGCCAGGAATGCGGGGAGAGAGGCCCGGCTTCTGCCCGGTACGATCGACGTCCGCGGCTGCTGGGACCACGTGGTTCCCTTCGTCCTGGGGAGCTGGTCCCGACGCCAGCAGCTGGCCCCCATCCGGGCGCCCTTTCGGGCCTGGGGACCGCCCCCTGCCCGCCACCCGGGGGGTCCCGTCGGCAGTCGACGGGACTCCCCGGGAAATAACAACCCCCGGCCGCACCGTTTGCGCCGTGCTCAAGCCTGAGACGAGGGCATGCCCATGAAGGCCTTCTGGTTTCCACTCCCGCTGGTTGTCCTCCTTGGCCTTGCTTGTCTGCTGCCGCCGGTCGCGGCTGGCGCCGACTACCAGCGCCTGGGCCGGCTGGTGGTGGCCATGCCCACCGCCCTGGCGGTGGACGGCGACGAGAATCTCTATGTGGTGGAGGCCGACCCCGGCCGCCTCACCGTCTACGGCCGGGACGGCAGCCGGCTGCGGGTCCTGTCCGGACTGGCCCGGCCGAGCAGCGTCGCGGTGGCGCCGGACGGCAGCATCCTGGTCGGCGCCAGCGGCACCGAGAGCGTCACCGTCTATTCCCCCGAGCTTGCGCCCCAGCGCCAGCTCGGCCAGGGCGCTGGCGAGGTCAAGCGGCCCCTGGCCATCGCCGTGGCCGCCAGCGGCCGCATCTTCGTCGCCGACGCGCTGGCCGGAAGAATCCTGGTCTATGCCCCGGGCGGCAGCCGGCTGCTGGTGTTCGGCAGCCCGGGCAGCGGCGACGGCCAGCTCAGCTACCCCACCGCCATCACCATCGACGAGGCCCGCCAGGAGATCATCGTCGCCGATCTGCCCCTGGTCAGCTCCCCCATGGGGAACCACCAGGGCGCCCGGCTGCAGGTGTTCGACAACCAGGGGCGCTTCCTGCGCCGCCTGGGCAGCTTCGGCGTCGGCACCGGCCAGTTGGTCAAGCCGGTGGGCCTGGCCATGGCCGGGGACGGTGACCTCCTGGTGGTGGATGCCTACCAGAACGTGGTGCAGCTGTTCGATGCCCTGGGCATGGGCCAGGGCGCGGTGTTCGATCCGGCCCTGCCCCTGGCCACCCCCCTCGATATCGGCGTCGGGCCCCGGTCCGGCCGCCTCTTCGTGGCCGATGCCGAAGGGGTGCAGGTGTTCGGCCTGCCGGGCAGCGTCCACACC includes:
- the proC gene encoding pyrroline-5-carboxylate reductase, which gives rise to MDTIGFVGGGRMASALIRGILTANLKAKDQILVADPDLERREILARDFGVSVAADGRAILDWAGIIVLAVKPQVMAPVLAGLASGLSGRHLVISIAAGIPIAYLEQCLAGCGCRLVRVMPNTPALVLSGASAVAAGRSASEEDLSTVLTLFRAVGQAVVVEERLMDAVTGLSGSGPAYVLRIIEALIDAGVREGLPREVARTLVLQTVTGSTRLLAETGQHPAALRDMVTSPGGTTMAGLAVMERAGLAGLLMDAVAAATDRSRELGSHLAAGV